The DNA sequence GCCTGTCATCAAGGTTTGGCGACTAGCTAGAggaaaaggcaagaaaagaaaagaatagaataaataaatattgatTGCACTAAGTTTGCAAttttcagccaattttggccgaaatgacacaaatacaaaatatttacaactaaattgacaaaaaaaattagcactaaattgacaaaaaaatatttataatcaaattagcacaattataataaatttaagacttttttttagcaattatcCCCTTGAAGACATGACCCATCCCTTCTACAGTAAAACAACACTCAAGAAAGATGGATATGGTTGTGTGGCATTGACGAGggagttctcttttctttcttcagaGTTGGTCAAAAGGAAATAATGACCAACTTGGATGACTTCCTTAAATAAATGCCACACTGCGGAAAACCGTCCCCAATCTACATTCTCCAATTCCGGTCGGATTTCTTGCATGGGCTCAAACCCGAGCATAACTTAACAAAAGGAGAGGAAAGTTTTCAAATACATAAGCTTTCAGTTGTTCCATGAACTGTGTACAGGACCTCCAAGGAAATAAACAGAATTAAACAAGTTCTCCATTGAGCACGAACCTTAAGATCTCCAACTCTCAACTTCTATCAGAACCTTAAAGCAAAAGATAACTCAGCATCATCGGTACACACAAAGAAGACATGCTATAACCTACCGTATGGCTATACATTGACAGAAAGGAAATATAAAGAAAGAGGAAGCGCTCCACACATAAGGAATTTAATCTCCCACCAATCCCTTCGATGCTTTGAGGAGTCCTGTCACCTTCTCCATCCTGGTTTTTCTGAAATTTGGCATCATATGCATGACACTCAGAGGACCACACTTTAACATAGACACAATGAACAGAGAAATGGCCAGTATATGAAACAGCCGCTCATGTACGAAACTGATTATTCAGGCAAGGGCAAAGAAAGTCTTGCCCCACCACAAGCAAAAACGAAAGCTAGTGCTGtccaaaccaaaaacaaaaaacaaagagacGACTAAGAGTCGAGCTAAGACGGATAGCACATAGCCAGTTCTATTTTTTGTGGGAAACAGCATGGGCAGAACAATGCTTTTTACCCAAATGTCACCAGAACTCCCAAACAAATGACGCAAGTCCACTTGTGATAGGAAATTGAAAGCACTGCTAAATCACTATCTTCGGCTGAGCATGGGCCAGGCTGGCTAGCAGGCTTTTGCCATCATTTTGGCCAATCCTGACCATCTTCGGGCCTGAGCCTTTCTGGCCCCAGATCCTGGCCTGGACTGAACGGGACCAAGCCACTTCAGGCAGGTTGGTCCAGCCTAAAGCCCGAAATCTAAAAAAGCACAGTTTTGGAATAGCCAAATTCTTGATGCCATCTATTATGAAACTGGAATTGTGCTCAccactacttttttttttttttttaaatctaagtAAAAAGGCCATAACTAAAATGGGTGTGCtcaccgaccaaaaaaaaaaaaaaggggtgtgCTCATGTACCCGCTACTATAaacagaaataataataaaaaaaaaagatttgtcaACAGTGACCCAAATACACTAACAGAAGGGGGGAGAAACCAGATCCATATGTTTTATTGTTCAGCAAGTCCATTAAAGAGTATCCATGCACAATGAGAGAGAGTGACAAGTCTTAAGATGTTGAGGGACGCTATGGCAAGTGAAGAGTTATTGTGCCGCACCTTGTGGTGCCATTGGATGAGATAGTGGTCGGACTCGCACTGTGGAGGCTCAGTGGTTGGTGGGCGAGTCGCAAGCAAGTTAGGGTAGCAAGAGGCGTGTTAAGGAGAGCAACAGAGTCAGGGCCGCAGAGGGTGTGAGGGAGCAAGAAGACGAGAGGGGGAAGAGTTGTACTATGGATTTTTTAGACTTAAAGGTAAATATATGTATTCTTCATTTAGTTAGGGCCGGTCTGGGCCATTCGGTTTCATGTACCTAAAGCCTGAAAGACCGGACCGGCctaaatctcaaaaaaaaaaaaaaaaaaaaaaaaaaaaattcaagcttgGTGGCTAGGCTCGAATCTATCAGAGCCAGAAAAAGACTGGGCTATTCCGGGTGGTCCGATCCAGGTTTTCGGGCCACCAGGCATTTTTGCTTAGCTATCAAATCGTTGTACTCGGAACATACCAGTGTTGTCCACCCAGATGGAAGTTGACAACAGTCCAAAGTTACTAAGAGGAAAAATGGTTCACCGAAGAATATTCAAAATGCATGCAACCACTAGCATCAAAAGAATGTCTTACCATTACTATCTTTAGACGACAACAAAGATCTGTCAGTTCTGCTTCCAACTTTTCCATTTACTTGGACTTGCTTCTGCATGCGTGGTGACATTGAGGACACCTTTCCATCGTTCAAAGACGGCAGAGAATGCCTCCTGACAAAACCattttcaaccccatcttgACTGATCCTTGCTGATCCATTTGCTCTCAGCTTTGCCTTTGCAGATTCAGTTACAGCCATGTAGCTGGGTAACATAGATGTATTCAATGCAACGTTGTCTGAGAATTCCTGTTTCACTGGGAAAGACATCCTCCTCTTGGTCTTCTGGCTCAACTTGGAAGTGTTATCTTCCTTCGGAGTCGTCCCCTCATGTAATGCCAAAGTTTCATCAcccttttcatcatttattaatTGGGCCTCAACTGCAGGGCAATCACTAAGAAGCACATCGACAGACTCACCCACAGACACAGGTTTTGGAGGAGTTTCAGACTGAATTAGTGAGGAATCTCCAACAACTGCCATATTTTCAACAATATGTAGTTCAGCACCATCTTCTACAACTTTGTCATCTTCATCCAAAGACTGGAAGGTCAAATCCATGAGAGTTAACTTTGGTTTCTCTCGCAGAGCTTCAGGATTTTCATGAGCCTCTTTACTGGCTGCAGCAACTTTTCTCAAATTCCCTTTTACCTTCTCAAGCTCATTACGAGGCTGTTCTTGCACCTGTTCTGGTTTATGCTTTGTAGTTTTCCTCGGTCCACGGTTAGGCTTCTCAATATCAATTGCAGGCTTGACTGAATAATTGTCACCATTTGAAATGGGAACTCTTCGGCTAACACGCTTTGTCCTGTTTCGCTCAGTTTCTCCAGATGTAGTGCTGCTCTGGTGCTTCTGAAACCTCGACCCAGCAGCTTTCTTTTGTTGTGGAAGAGGTTCCCAAAAGCGGGTTGACGACCAGCATTCCAACCAGTTCTCAGTCGAGTTTGGTTCAACCGGATCATAATGGATGTTCAGGGGCATAGCAGTAGTAGAGGAAAGAAGCTAAAACAGCAATATGGCACAAGCTTTAatataaattcaaaaattgaaacaaatgtgTGCAAAACTCTGATAGATGCCTAGCCTAGACTTTAAGTCAACAACCGTAATATGATTCTTACATTCCCTTCATGTGTGAGCATTTCACTTTTGGAAATAACATATATTGAAACAGCTTGAGCCATATACAACCTGGGACTAAGAGCTTCACATGGTTATATGTAGGAAAAGACATGGCCCCCCACAAACTTCTGTGCTACTTTAAGGCAAAGCATATTTTTGAATTGTATTAGGCCTGCATTTAGATACGTACTTGATCTGGCATTCATTAGATGATGTACAACTTTCCATCATAATGTGCAGGACTTCATGCCATAATGTGTGCCCTTAGATTGATTGTCATAAATATTTGATGTTAAATACTTGGATAGCAAAAAACTTCCACTGGTTCTTGTTTAATGGGTCAAatgatactaaaaaaaaaagtataattcAAGCTTTTGAATACGTAAGTAACAAGGGAATTTCACAGTACCTTACAGATGAAAGAATTCTTCAGTAGCTTCTCTGGCTTAAAGTTAGTACTTATCCCATATGTCTTCACATGATATGTATCCTGAATAAAAACAATGGAAACATCACATGGAGAACTGGagatacaaaagaaaaactatgaGCCGCGCATCATTTGACTGGCACTTAGAAATCAATGTTTATGTGGTCGCAAAATATCATTCCCATATACAGCATCCTCAACATTAATAGGACATGCAGGTGCACAGCGAGCAAAGCTTCTTATGACTtctaaagaagagagagagagaaaacaagagaCACAAGGTGTTTCCGGCTGTAACATTTGCAATGGTACGAAACTAAGATGATAATCTATAGCAAGGTCGCCCCTTTTCTCGCCTGTTCTCTTTGATTTGGAAATATTTGTGCACTGAACTCCTGAGAAAATAATCAGACAGACTATTTTACATATGGAAAAAATCTAACAATTCATGCTATCCATTGGTAAGATTTGCAGCAAACTGCATGCTTTAACCCGCAAAATCTCCTATTCCCAATAAAGGACAATTGgggaattttccaaaattccaaatCGAATTGTATCAACTGCATCGAGAATATTTACCGGACGTCATTGGATGCATTTGAAGCCCTCAGAGAAACATTCTTACCTTTCGACCACGAATCAGCCTTTGGAGATTGACAATGCCCCGCATGCAGACTAGAGTAGCAATCGCTTGTCGCCTAACTAGGTGTCCACGAATAAGCGCCTGCAGTCTAATTATGCCCTTTAGAACACGAAATGCACGACGTGCCTGCACAAGTTATAGCTAAATCACATAAGCAAAACGTTGAGATAGCTTCACAAGGATGCACTAAGAGTAGAGAGAGCATCACCAAGTAGCCCCTAAAAGTTGCCTGCACTTTTGAAGCAGCCTTTTCTTGTCTTATTATCTCAGCAGCACTCATGTTTAATCCTTCAAAACTCACGTTATCCAGGCCAGCCAATAAGGGAACTGCATTCTGCCCTACGTCATGAATATCTCCCTTTTCTAACTCCAAGCTTTGTTCCATCCTTTTGCCAGTGAGAGGCAATTCATCTGGAAGAGTGTGAGATTGTGGAGCCAAATCTTCAGTTGATGCATCAAAGGCTGTGATTGGCTCTTTTTCTGTCATGGTTTTCTTCACAAGAAATTGTGTTCACATATTAGGCCTTGATCTCACTTTGCAGGTAACACTAGCTAAATTGCAACAGGGTTGAACAAAATCTGCATCCAGACTTCAGACTACAGAAGAGCAGCTCAGCAATAGTGACATCAAGAAGAAATAGGAACACCACCAAATGCCAGGAACTATTTTACTAAATGGggttataaaaaattgaataattactACTGATTGACAATGTTTCAAGAAAGGCATGCAATAATAGAGAAACGGATGCTACACACCTATACCAAGGCTAGCATACAATTTTACTTCAACAAGAAGGACAATTTCTTTGCCATTGTGAAACAGGTTACTCTACCAAGAACTTACTTGAACTAAGGACCGTACATTGTAATTGAGCCAGAAGCTGATGGTTTTATTTCTATTAGACGGAGATTACCTTCCAATGTGAAACAAGTCAACACAACTGAGAACTCAGTTGCATTGTCATAGAGCAAACAACAAGGGCAAACATGGCAGTATGACAGTCTACCTCACACATCGTTAGAATGCTGAATGCAAAAATTTGCACAGTGTCAAAATACATTCGCAAATCAAAAAGGGGAAGAGTGTTTGAAGGGCAAAGACTTTTATCAGACAAGAAATCTGTTACTCGCAAATCAATAAAATGGACAGATACAGGTCTGGTTAAATCAATTTCTCCATGAGCTACTAATCTAGATTCCtatggtttcttttgttttaggaACTTCTTTTTGCCTACAGTAGAAACTGCAAAAAAGCAAACCTTACCTTGGGACAGTTGGAAGTACAGATCGAGCAAAAAACTAAGTAAAGAAATTCTTACCTTGACCAACCTAGATTTGGACGATTTCTTTCCAAAGAGTACTTGCTTGATCCATTTGCCTCCCGATTTACCCATTGAATACAAGTCCTAGTCACCACCGACGCAGAAGCCTGCAAAATCTGACAGATGGGGAGAGCTATGAGAATGAAACAACAAGAAGACTAAACAGACTAAAGTACTGCACCAGACTTTGGAAAAGCACAGCCACATTACAAAACCTCTGCTTAATAGCAATATCCAAGATAGAAGTTTGACGAATTGAAACTAGTAGTGTTCTGCAACATGAACAAAAATGTTTCCTTCACACCCTAATAAATTAACTAGGTGCTTGATATTGCACTAAGAAATAGGGAGGAAAGAGAAATTGCAACCTCTGTGAGCTTACATTACACATTCTAACCTCATTAAGCATTATATGTCACTGCCAATTGACCAAGTAGAAGTGAAAGATCCCATTCGGGACAAGTCCAGAAGAGAGATCCAACGAGCATCACCCCTTAGAACAACAGGTTCCACAAGCAGTAACCCTCAATCGTTACCACGAAAGGACCCTAATGCAgagcagaaaataaaaaatgcaccTCACCCACAAACCCAAGCACAGTTTCACAAACCCAAGAAAG is a window from the Rhodamnia argentea isolate NSW1041297 chromosome 8, ASM2092103v1, whole genome shotgun sequence genome containing:
- the LOC115728534 gene encoding protein IQ-DOMAIN 31-like isoform X1 gives rise to the protein MGKSGGKWIKQVLFGKKSSKSRLVKKTMTEKEPITAFDASTEDLAPQSHTLPDELPLTGKRMEQSLELEKGDIHDVGQNAVPLLAGLDNVSFEGLNMSAAEIIRQEKAASKVQATFRGYLARRAFRVLKGIIRLQALIRGHLVRRQAIATLVCMRGIVNLQRLIRGRKDTYHVKTYGISTNFKPEKLLKNSFICKLLSSTTAMPLNIHYDPVEPNSTENWLECWSSTRFWEPLPQQKKAAGSRFQKHQSSTTSGETERNRTKRVSRRVPISNGDNYSVKPAIDIEKPNRGPRKTTKHKPEQVQEQPRNELEKVKGNLRKVAAASKEAHENPEALREKPKLTLMDLTFQSLDEDDKVVEDGAELHIVENMAVVGDSSLIQSETPPKPVSVGESVDVLLSDCPAVEAQLINDEKGDETLALHEGTTPKEDNTSKLSQKTKRRMSFPVKQEFSDNVALNTSMLPSYMAVTESAKAKLRANGSARISQDGVENGFVRRHSLPSLNDGKVSSMSPRMQKQVQVNGKVGSRTDRSLLSSKDSNEKPGWRR
- the LOC115728534 gene encoding protein IQ-DOMAIN 31-like isoform X2, whose amino-acid sequence is MGKSGGKWIKQVLFGKKSSKSRLVKKTMTEKEPITAFDASTEDLAPQSHTLPDELPLTGKRMEQSLELEKGDIHDVGQNAVPLLAGLDNVSFEGLNMSAAEIIRQEKAASKVQATFRGYLARRAFRVLKGIIRLQALIRGHLVRRQAIATLVCMRGIVNLQRLIRGRKDTYHVKTYGISTNFKPEKLLKNSFICKLLSSTTAMPLNIHYDPVEPNSTENWLECWSSTRFWEPLPQQKKAAGSRFQKHQSSTTSGETERNRTKRVSRRVPISNGDNYSVKPAIDIEKPNRGPRKTTKHKPEQVQEQPRNELEKVKGNLRKVAAASKEAHENPEALREKPKLTLMDLTFQSLDEDDKVVEDGAELHIVENMAVVGDSSLIQSETPPKPVSVGESVDVLLSDCPAVEAQLINDEKGDETLALHEGTTPKEDNTSKLSQKTKRRMSFPVKQEFSDNVALNTSMLPSYMAVTESAKAKLRANGSARISQDGVENGFVRRHSLPSLNDGKVSSMSPRMQKQVQVNGKVGSRTDRSLLSSKDSNGKTFF